The following coding sequences lie in one Streptomyces sp. NBC_00510 genomic window:
- a CDS encoding DUF4240 domain-containing protein: MDETEFWEIVDSTREAAGGDPEEHADLLVERLTQLDPESVVDFARHFESRFNRAYRWDVWGAADLMLGGAGDDAFDFFRCWLIGQGRHVFEGAVHDPDSLAEMTDSFDPEVDGDAEDLGYAADEAYEQLTGVRLPDLDLPPQPAEPEGVYIDFENTAAVAERFPRLWERFG; encoded by the coding sequence ATGGACGAGACGGAGTTCTGGGAGATCGTCGACAGCACGCGTGAGGCAGCGGGGGGCGACCCGGAGGAGCACGCCGACCTCCTGGTCGAACGGCTGACCCAGCTCGACCCGGAGTCCGTCGTCGACTTCGCGCGGCACTTCGAGAGCCGTTTCAACCGGGCCTACCGCTGGGACGTGTGGGGCGCCGCCGACCTCATGCTGGGCGGCGCCGGCGACGACGCGTTCGACTTCTTCCGGTGCTGGCTCATCGGCCAGGGCCGGCACGTCTTCGAGGGGGCCGTCCACGACCCCGACAGCCTCGCGGAGATGACCGACTCCTTCGACCCCGAGGTCGACGGCGACGCGGAGGACCTCGGCTACGCGGCGGACGAGGCGTACGAGCAGCTCACCGGGGTCCGGCTGCCGGACCTGGACCTGCCGCCGCAGCCCGCCGAGCCGGAGGGCGTCTACATCGACTTCGAGAACACGGCCGCGGTGGCGGAACGATTCCCCCGGCTCTGGGAGCGCTTCGGCTGA
- the sucB gene encoding 2-oxoglutarate dehydrogenase, E2 component, dihydrolipoamide succinyltransferase — MAVSVTLPALGESVSEGTVTRWLKAEGERVEADEPLLEVSTDKVDTEIPAPASGILSSIKVAEDETVEVGAELAVIDDGTGAPAAAPAPAAAAEPAPAPAQEAPAPVAAPAPAAAAPAPAPAGAAEGTPVLLPALGESVTEGTVTRWLKSVGESVEADEPLLEVSTDKVDTEIPSPAAGTLLEILVGEDETAEVGAKLAVIGAAGAAPAAAPAPAAPAPAPAAAAPAPAPAAAPVPAPAPAPAPAPVAPAPVPTPAPAPVAAPAPVTPAPAAPSATAPTDEGAYVTPLVRKLAAENGVDLASVKGTGVGGRIRKQDVLAAAEAAKAAAAAPTAPAPAAGVTVPAAAAALRGQTVKMTRIRKVIAENMMKALHSQAQLSTVVEVDVTKIMKLRARAKESFLAREGVKLSPMPFFVKAAAEALKAHPVINAKINDDGTVTYHDAENVGIAVDSEQGLMVPVIKGAGDLSLAGIAKKTAELAGKVRNKKISPDDLSGGTFTISNTGSRGALFDTIIVNYPQVAELGIGATVRRPIVINHPDLGETIAIRDVAYLTLSYDHQLVDGADAARYLNDVKARLEAGEFEGDLGL, encoded by the coding sequence ATGGCGGTTTCCGTAACCCTGCCGGCGCTCGGCGAGAGCGTGTCCGAGGGCACCGTCACCCGCTGGCTCAAGGCCGAGGGTGAACGCGTCGAGGCCGACGAGCCGCTGCTCGAGGTGTCGACCGACAAGGTCGACACCGAGATCCCGGCGCCCGCTTCGGGCATCCTCTCCTCCATCAAGGTGGCCGAGGACGAGACGGTGGAGGTCGGCGCCGAGCTGGCCGTCATCGACGACGGCACGGGCGCCCCCGCTGCCGCCCCCGCCCCGGCCGCCGCGGCGGAGCCCGCGCCGGCTCCGGCGCAGGAGGCCCCCGCCCCCGTCGCGGCCCCGGCGCCTGCCGCCGCGGCCCCCGCCCCGGCCCCGGCCGGTGCCGCCGAGGGCACCCCGGTGCTGCTGCCGGCGCTGGGCGAGTCGGTGACCGAGGGCACCGTCACCCGCTGGCTGAAGTCGGTCGGCGAGAGCGTCGAGGCCGACGAGCCGCTGCTCGAGGTCTCCACCGACAAGGTCGACACCGAGATCCCGTCTCCGGCCGCCGGCACCCTGCTGGAGATCCTCGTCGGTGAGGACGAGACCGCCGAGGTCGGCGCCAAGCTCGCCGTCATCGGTGCGGCCGGTGCTGCACCCGCCGCCGCCCCGGCCCCCGCCGCCCCCGCTCCGGCCCCGGCCGCCGCGGCTCCGGCTCCCGCCCCGGCCGCTGCCCCGGTTCCGGCCCCCGCGCCGGCACCTGCTCCGGCCCCGGTCGCCCCGGCTCCGGTGCCCACCCCGGCCCCCGCGCCGGTCGCGGCTCCGGCTCCGGTCACCCCGGCCCCGGCCGCCCCCTCGGCGACCGCGCCGACCGACGAGGGCGCGTACGTGACCCCGCTGGTGCGCAAGCTCGCCGCCGAGAACGGCGTGGACCTCGCCTCGGTCAAGGGCACCGGTGTCGGTGGCCGCATCCGCAAGCAGGACGTCCTGGCCGCCGCCGAGGCCGCCAAGGCCGCCGCTGCCGCGCCGACCGCCCCGGCCCCGGCCGCGGGCGTCACGGTGCCGGCCGCCGCCGCCGCGCTGCGCGGGCAGACCGTCAAGATGACCCGCATCCGCAAGGTCATCGCCGAGAACATGATGAAGGCCCTGCACAGCCAGGCGCAGCTGTCGACCGTGGTCGAGGTGGACGTCACCAAGATCATGAAGCTGCGGGCCCGGGCAAAGGAGTCCTTCCTGGCCCGCGAGGGCGTCAAGCTCTCGCCGATGCCGTTCTTCGTGAAGGCCGCCGCCGAGGCGCTGAAGGCCCACCCGGTCATCAACGCCAAGATCAACGACGACGGCACCGTCACCTACCACGACGCCGAGAACGTCGGCATCGCGGTGGACTCGGAGCAGGGCCTGATGGTCCCGGTCATCAAGGGCGCCGGCGACCTGAGCCTGGCCGGCATCGCCAAGAAGACCGCCGAGCTGGCCGGCAAGGTCCGCAACAAGAAGATCAGCCCGGACGACCTGTCCGGCGGCACGTTCACGATCAGCAACACCGGCTCGCGCGGTGCGCTGTTCGACACGATCATCGTGAACTACCCGCAGGTCGCCGAGCTGGGCATCGGCGCCACCGTGCGCCGCCCGATCGTGATCAACCACCCGGACCTGGGTGAGACCATCGCGATCCGCGACGTGGCGTACCTGACCCTGTCGTACGACCACCAGCTGGTCGACGGCGCGGACGCCGCCCGCTACCTGAACGACGTCAAGGCCCGTCTCGAGGCCGGCGAGTTCGAGGGCGACCTCGGTCTGTAA
- a CDS encoding GNAT family N-acetyltransferase: MSDLRVRPALLSDDPALVRLERATWSTLHAVRPPREENEDFFSERWGPDAFLVAEADGRVAGFVGVVPPTPLASNAHVRQIQGLAVDTWARGRGVGLELVLAAVAEARRQGAVRVTLRVLGHNTPARRLYEAAGFTVEGVLRGEFLLDGVYVDDVCMGRRV; this comes from the coding sequence ATGTCCGACCTCCGTGTGCGCCCGGCGTTGCTCTCCGACGACCCGGCGCTCGTCCGTCTGGAGCGGGCGACCTGGTCGACCCTGCACGCGGTGCGGCCGCCCCGGGAGGAGAACGAGGACTTCTTCAGCGAGCGCTGGGGCCCGGACGCGTTCCTGGTGGCGGAGGCCGACGGCCGCGTCGCCGGCTTCGTCGGGGTGGTGCCGCCGACGCCGCTGGCCTCCAACGCCCACGTGCGCCAGATCCAGGGCCTGGCGGTCGACACCTGGGCGCGGGGCCGCGGGGTGGGGCTGGAACTCGTCCTGGCGGCCGTGGCGGAGGCCCGCCGGCAGGGCGCGGTGCGGGTCACGCTGCGGGTGCTGGGCCACAACACCCCGGCCCGGCGGCTGTACGAGGCGGCCGGGTTCACCGTGGAGGGCGTCCTGCGGGGGGAGTTCCTGCTGGACGGCGTCTACGTGGACGACGTGTGCATGGGGCGCCGGGTCTGA
- a CDS encoding TIGR01777 family oxidoreductase produces MRIAITGSSGLIGSALVHSLRSDRHEVVRLVRREPSGPDEVRWDPRGGTVDTAGLAGVEAVVHLAGAGVGDHRWTDDYKRTIRESRVRGTDTLARALASLDTPPRVLVSGSGISAYGDTGDRRVDEGAPLGTGFLPSVCRDWEAAAGPARDAGVRTAFARTGLVVSGRGGAWGRLFPLFKAGLGGRLGDGRQYWSFISLHDQIAALRHIVDTESVSGPVNLCVPEALTNAEVTRAMGRVLGRPTVFAVPGPVLRTVVGEFATEILGSTRAVPRVLLDSGFTHAHPGIDEAIRAALAEERH; encoded by the coding sequence ATGCGCATCGCCATCACCGGCTCGTCCGGCCTCATCGGCTCCGCCCTGGTCCACTCCCTGCGCTCCGACCGGCACGAGGTCGTACGCCTCGTCAGGCGCGAGCCGTCCGGGCCGGACGAGGTGCGCTGGGACCCGCGGGGAGGCACGGTCGACACCGCGGGACTCGCGGGCGTGGAGGCCGTCGTCCACCTCGCCGGCGCCGGGGTCGGCGACCACCGCTGGACGGACGACTACAAGCGGACCATCCGCGAAAGCCGCGTGCGGGGCACCGACACCCTCGCGCGGGCCCTCGCCTCCCTGGACACCCCGCCGCGGGTGCTCGTCAGCGGCTCCGGCATCAGCGCGTACGGCGATACCGGCGACCGCCGGGTCGACGAGGGCGCCCCGCTGGGCACCGGTTTCCTCCCCTCCGTCTGCCGCGACTGGGAGGCCGCCGCCGGCCCGGCCCGCGACGCCGGCGTCCGGACCGCGTTCGCCCGCACCGGCCTGGTCGTCTCCGGCAGGGGCGGGGCGTGGGGCCGGCTCTTCCCGCTCTTCAAGGCGGGCCTGGGCGGCCGGCTCGGCGACGGCCGCCAGTACTGGAGCTTCATCTCCCTGCACGACCAGATCGCGGCGCTGCGCCACATCGTCGACACCGAGTCCGTCTCCGGGCCGGTCAACCTGTGCGTGCCCGAAGCGCTGACCAACGCCGAGGTGACCCGGGCGATGGGACGGGTGCTGGGCCGGCCCACGGTGTTCGCGGTCCCCGGACCCGTACTGCGCACGGTCGTCGGGGAGTTCGCCACCGAGATCCTCGGCAGCACCCGCGCGGTGCCGCGGGTGCTGCTCGACTCCGGGTTCACCCACGCCCACCCCGGGATCGACGAGGCGATCCGCGCCGCGCTGGCCGAAGAAAGGCACTGA
- a CDS encoding WYL domain-containing protein gives MRAARLIHLVLLLQSRESMTATELAKALEVSERTVGRDVLALSEAGVPVYAERGRAGGYRLVDGYRTRLTGLARAEAEALFLSGVPAALRAMGLHDAGSSARLKVSAALLPELRDAPRSAAQRFHLDAPGWWQEPQTPRLLPALAEAVWGDRRLRARYRRGEAEMEVARALDPYGLVLKGGVWYAVARCGADVRVYRVDRFTAADPTEDRFSRDPDFDLPAFWDARAAEFARSVLRDEVVLRLTPDGARRLPYVADRTAAREALAAAAPPDARGRLTVTLPVESQDVAYEQLLSLGPDAEVLGPPALRERLADAVRAMAAVYA, from the coding sequence ATGCGTGCGGCACGACTGATCCACCTCGTCCTCCTGCTCCAGTCCCGCGAGTCGATGACGGCCACCGAACTCGCCAAGGCCCTGGAGGTGTCCGAGCGCACCGTCGGCCGGGACGTGCTGGCCCTGTCGGAGGCGGGGGTGCCGGTCTACGCCGAGCGGGGACGCGCCGGCGGCTACCGGCTGGTCGACGGCTACCGCACCCGGCTGACCGGGCTGGCCCGCGCGGAGGCCGAGGCGCTCTTCCTGTCCGGGGTGCCCGCCGCGCTGCGGGCCATGGGCCTGCACGACGCGGGTTCCTCGGCCCGCCTGAAGGTCTCGGCCGCCCTGTTGCCCGAACTGCGGGACGCGCCGCGCTCGGCGGCGCAGCGCTTCCACCTGGACGCGCCGGGCTGGTGGCAGGAACCGCAGACGCCGCGGCTGCTGCCGGCGCTCGCCGAGGCGGTGTGGGGGGACCGGCGGCTGCGGGCCCGATACCGGCGCGGGGAGGCGGAGATGGAGGTGGCGCGCGCGCTGGATCCGTACGGCCTCGTGCTCAAGGGGGGCGTCTGGTACGCGGTGGCGCGTTGCGGCGCGGACGTCCGGGTCTACCGGGTGGACCGGTTCACCGCGGCGGATCCGACGGAGGATCGTTTCAGCAGGGACCCGGACTTCGACCTCCCCGCGTTCTGGGACGCCCGGGCCGCCGAGTTCGCCCGCTCGGTGCTCCGGGACGAGGTCGTCCTGCGCCTGACGCCCGACGGCGCCCGCCGTCTGCCGTACGTCGCCGACCGCACGGCGGCCCGCGAGGCCCTCGCGGCCGCCGCGCCGCCGGACGCACGGGGGCGGCTGACCGTCACGCTCCCCGTCGAGAGCCAGGACGTCGCCTACGAACAACTCCTCTCCCTCGGCCCCGACGCCGAGGTGCTCGGCCCGCCCGCCCTGCGCGAACGGCTGGCCGACGCGGTCCGCGCCATGGCCGCCGTCTACGCCTGA